A genome region from Strigops habroptila isolate Jane chromosome 12, bStrHab1.2.pri, whole genome shotgun sequence includes the following:
- the HMMR gene encoding hyaluronan mediated motility receptor isoform X2, with protein MASRSAALPRRSQRSACTPLQQSYDVKSSDALKSSLSSETCQPVRKQKSETNLSSEKSAPTPITVRRLTSLGSTPANGTLKPKKDVLLMKEKKKQKALEKEIRALVRERGEQDKKLQALVEDFVKNEAKLSAAVQEKTSLLANVACLKKQLLELTRTNELLKSKLSEDGAQKKMSSLCMELMKLRNKRDAKEKTALAKQEDMEMKLQEVQRNLEHSKGEVAQLQEKLSATEREKVEDKSDTEKLLEYVTELSVVETVDKYKLDVAQMEETVIKKDQDIEILRDTLKTKEEESFKLIKELNDRCQLLQQEKEKELLETRGKFLSMNAEIEDLKKKFCLEEQEHQKLLQKCEEMVSQLEQEKESSASMHQKLLEFQDEVTNERRILEEELNDTMNKLNKLHAQEKKAGKLVKRLEQEIKSQALELSEMEVKLKGKNAELEQINEMHSKAVLEIQEEHSNTLRKLGETVAEFESYKKTIAGEICGLKLENTSLREEVANLKKVGQDNLQQLQEAEITKNKAKEECARMLLDIQTKLALKEAETERTRESCLAQMTKLQEKLDEQTEDLKRKLEVERSRKTVKEDVTSSLKEEIKTWRNLYEDLCNKTKPFQQQLDAFEAEKNALLNEHGAAQEELNKLSDAYAKLLGHQNQKQKIKHVMKLKEENAHLKQDVSKLRALLAKEKQSNRHLQEQLHAIQGIRRFDPSKAFQHDSKENIPPKTPFREVTTMLPGDTLSSTAQTI; from the exons ATGGCGTCTCGCAGCGCTGCGCTCCCGCGCCGCAGCCAGCGCTCCG CATGTACCCCGCTGCAACAATCCTATGATGTTAAATCTTCAGATGCACTGAAAAGTTCTCTGTCCTCTGAAACATGTCAACCAGTTAGGAAGCAGAAAA GTGAGACAAATCTGAGCAGTGAGAAGAGTGCACCTACCCCTATAACTGTCAGGAGGCTCACGTCTCTCGGATCAACA ccTGCTAATGGGACTCTGAAGCCTAAAAAAGATGTTCTCcttatgaaagagaaaaagaaacagaaggcacTGGAGAAGGAG ATTCGTGCATTAGTGAGAGAACGTGGAGAGCAGGATAAAAAACTTCAGGCTCTGGTTGAGGATTTTGTTAAGAATGAAGCAAAGCTGAGTGCTGCAGTTCAGGAGAAAACATCTCTCTTGGCAAATGTTGCATGCCTGAAAAAACAGCTTCTGGAACTAACAAGAACCAATGAACTACTCAAGTCAAAG CTGTCTGAAGATGGTGCgcagaagaaaatgagcagCCTATGCATGGAGTTAATGAAGCTCAGAAACAAGAGGGATGCTAAGGAAAAG actGCACTTGCAAAGCAGGAAGACATGGAAATGAAGCTGCAGGAAGTACAAAGGAATCTAGAGCATTCAAAAGGAGAAGTAGCACAGTTGCAAGAAAAACT GTCTGCTACTGAGAGAGAGAAAGTTGAAGACAAGTCAGACACTGAAAAACTTTTGGAATATGTCACAGAGCTCAG TGTTGTGGAAACAGTTGATAAGTACAAGCTAGATGTTGCCCAGATGGAGGAGACAGTGATAAAGAAAGACCAAGATATTGAGATCCTGCGGGATACCCtcaaaacaaaagaggaagaatctTTTAAACTGATAAAAGAGCTTAATGACAGGTGTCAATTGCTTCAACAAGAAAAAG AGAAAGAGTTGTTGGAGACCAGAGGAAAATTCCTAAGTATGAATGCTGAAATAGAAGACTTGAAGAAAAAATTTTGTTTAGAAGAGCAAGAACACCAAAAACTGCTTCAAAAATGTGAGGAGATGGTCTCTCAGCTGGAGCAAGAGAAG GAGTCATCTGCATCAATGCACCAGAAGTTACTAGAGTTCCAAGATGAGGTAACAAATGAGAGACGTATTCTTGAAGAAGAGCTGAATGATACCATGAACAAGCTGAACAAACTGCATGCTCAggagaagaaagctggaaagtTGGTGAAGCGGTTGGAACAAGAAATCAAATCTCAAGCTCTTGAACTTTCAGAGATGGAAGTAAAGCTGAAAGG gaagaatGCTGAGTTGGAGCAAATCAATGAAATGCACAGCAAAGCTGTTCTGGAAATCCAAGAAGAGCACAGCAATACATTGCGTAAACTTGGAGAGACTGTTGCTGAGTTTGAAAG TTACAAGAAGACGATAGCTGGAGAAATATGTGGTCTTAAACTGGAGAACACTTCTCTGCGGGAAGAAGTTGCCAACCTAAAAAAAGTAGGCCAAGATAATCTACAGCAGCTTCAAGAAGCAGAAATCactaaaaacaaagcaaaagaagaatgTGCAAG GATGCTTTTAGACATCCAGACAAAGCTTGCACTAAAAGAAGCGGAAACGGAGAGAACAAGAGAGTCTTGCCTTGCACAAATGACtaaacttcaggaaaaactGGATGAGCAAACTGaagatctgaaaagaaaactcGAAGTGGAAAGATCAAG GAAAACCGTAAAGGAAGATGTGACCTCTAGCTTAAAAGAAGAGATAAAGACCTGGCGTAATCTGTATGAGGACTTGTGTaacaaaacaaagccttttCAG CAACAACTAGATGCATTTGAAGCAGAGAAGAATGCACTCTTAAATGAGCATGGTGCTGCCCAAGAAGAACTGAATAAGCTAAGTGATGCATATGCTAAACTACTTGGCCACCAGAACCAGAAGCAAAAAATCAAGCATGTTATGAAGCTGAAGGAAGAGAATGCCCACCTAAAGCAG GATGTCTCAAAACTGCGTGCATTGCTagccaaagaaaagcaaagcaacagacatCTTCAGGAGCAACTGCATGCAATTCAGGGCATTCGGCGTTTCGATCCTTCTAAAGCTTTCCAGCATGACAGCAAGGAAAATATCCCTCCAAAAACTCCTTTTAGAGAAG TGACGACAATGCTGCCAGGAGACACACTCTCCTCTACAGCCCAAACAATATAG
- the CCNG1 gene encoding cyclin-G1: MIETLVTTEAQELLYQLTALLEQELRCQPKASGLRLIESAHDNGLRMTARLRDFEVKDLLSLTQFFGFHTETFSLAVNFLDRFLSKMKVQPKHLGCVGLSCFYLAVKALEDERNVPLATDLIRISQYRFTVSDMMRMEKIILEKLCWKVKATTAFQFLQLYHSLIHENLSCERRKYLNFERLETQLKACHCRIMFSKAKPSVLALSIMALEIEEQKLLELTEALEFLQLHSKINNRDLTFWKELVLKCLTEYSSSKCSKPNVQKLKWIVSGRTARQLKHSYYRITHLPTIPETSS; encoded by the exons ATGATTGAAACACTTGTAACTACTGAagctcaggagctgctgtaCCAGCTCACAGCCCTCTTGGAACAGGAGTTAAGATGTCAGCCAAAGGCCTCTGGCCTGAGGCTGATCGAATCTGCTCACGATAATGGCCTCCGGATGACTGCAAGGCTGCGGGACTTTGAAGTGAAAGACCTTCTCAGCTTAACTCAATTCTTTGGCTTCCATACAGAGACGTTTTCACTGGCTGTGAATTTCTTAGACAGATTCTTGTCAAAAATGAAG GTACAGCCTAAACACTTGGGCTGTGTCGGACTCAGCTGCTTCTACTTGGCTGTGAAGGCATTAGAAGACGAGAGAAATGTTCCCCTAGCCACTGACTTAATTCGAATAAGCCAGTACAGGTTCACTGTTTCTGATATGATGAGAATGGAGAAAATCATATTGGAGAAGCTGTGTTGGAAAGTCAAAGCTACAACAGCCTTCCAGTTTCTACAACTATATCACTCACTCATTCATGAGAATTTAAGCTGTGAAAG GAGAAAATACCTTAATTTTGAGAGACTTGAGACCCAGCTTAAGGCATGTCACTGCAGAATCATGTTTTCTAAAGCCAAG cCTTCTGTCTTGGCACTGTCTATTATGGCTCTAGAGATAGAAGAACAAAAACTGCTGGAGTTGACAGAGGCATTGGAATTTCTGCAGTTGCATTCCAAG ATAAACAACAGAGATTTGACCTTCTGGAAGGAACTGGTGCTAAAGTGCCTTACAGAATATTCTTCAAGCAAGTGTTCCAAACCAAATGtccagaaattaaaatggattGTGTCTGGACGTACAGCACGGCAGCTTAAACATAGCTACTACAGAATAACACACCTTCCTACAATTCCAGAGACCAGCTCATAA
- the HMMR gene encoding hyaluronan mediated motility receptor isoform X3: protein MASRSAALPRRSQRSACTPLQQSYDVKSSDALKSSLSSETCQPVRKQKSETNLSSEKSAPTPITVRRLTSLGSTPANGTLKPKKDVLLMKEKKKQKALEKEIRALVRERGEQDKKLQALVEDFVKNEAKLSAAVQEKTSLLANVACLKKQLLELTRTNELLKSKLSEDGAQKKMSSLCMELMKLRNKRDAKEKTALAKQEDMEMKLQEVQRNLEHSKGEVAQLQEKLSATEREKVEDKSDTEKLLEYVTELSSVVETVDKYKLDVAQMEETVIKKDQDIEILRDTLKTKEEESFKLIKELNDRCQLLQQEKEKELLETRGKFLSMNAEIEDLKKKFCLEEQEHQKLLQKCEEMVSQLEQEKESSASMHQKLLEFQDEVTNERRILEEELNDTMNKLNKLHAQEKKAGKLVKRLEQEIKSQALELSEMEVKLKGKNAELEQINEMHSKAVLEIQEEHSNTLRKLGETVAEFESYKKTIAGEICGLKLENTSLREEVANLKKVGQDNLQQLQEAEITKNKAKEECARMLLDIQTKLALKEAETERTRESCLAQMTKLQEKLDEQTEDLKRKLEVERSRKTVKEDVTSSLKEEIKTWRNLYEDLCNKTKPFQQQLDAFEAEKNALLNEHGAAQEELNKLSDAYAKLLGHQNQKQKIKHVMKLKEENAHLKQDVSKLRALLAKEKQSNRHLQEQLHAIQGIRRFDPSKAFQHDSKENIPPKTPFREGNKNKI from the exons ATGGCGTCTCGCAGCGCTGCGCTCCCGCGCCGCAGCCAGCGCTCCG CATGTACCCCGCTGCAACAATCCTATGATGTTAAATCTTCAGATGCACTGAAAAGTTCTCTGTCCTCTGAAACATGTCAACCAGTTAGGAAGCAGAAAA GTGAGACAAATCTGAGCAGTGAGAAGAGTGCACCTACCCCTATAACTGTCAGGAGGCTCACGTCTCTCGGATCAACA ccTGCTAATGGGACTCTGAAGCCTAAAAAAGATGTTCTCcttatgaaagagaaaaagaaacagaaggcacTGGAGAAGGAG ATTCGTGCATTAGTGAGAGAACGTGGAGAGCAGGATAAAAAACTTCAGGCTCTGGTTGAGGATTTTGTTAAGAATGAAGCAAAGCTGAGTGCTGCAGTTCAGGAGAAAACATCTCTCTTGGCAAATGTTGCATGCCTGAAAAAACAGCTTCTGGAACTAACAAGAACCAATGAACTACTCAAGTCAAAG CTGTCTGAAGATGGTGCgcagaagaaaatgagcagCCTATGCATGGAGTTAATGAAGCTCAGAAACAAGAGGGATGCTAAGGAAAAG actGCACTTGCAAAGCAGGAAGACATGGAAATGAAGCTGCAGGAAGTACAAAGGAATCTAGAGCATTCAAAAGGAGAAGTAGCACAGTTGCAAGAAAAACT GTCTGCTACTGAGAGAGAGAAAGTTGAAGACAAGTCAGACACTGAAAAACTTTTGGAATATGTCACAGAGCTCAG TAGTGTTGTGGAAACAGTTGATAAGTACAAGCTAGATGTTGCCCAGATGGAGGAGACAGTGATAAAGAAAGACCAAGATATTGAGATCCTGCGGGATACCCtcaaaacaaaagaggaagaatctTTTAAACTGATAAAAGAGCTTAATGACAGGTGTCAATTGCTTCAACAAGAAAAAG AGAAAGAGTTGTTGGAGACCAGAGGAAAATTCCTAAGTATGAATGCTGAAATAGAAGACTTGAAGAAAAAATTTTGTTTAGAAGAGCAAGAACACCAAAAACTGCTTCAAAAATGTGAGGAGATGGTCTCTCAGCTGGAGCAAGAGAAG GAGTCATCTGCATCAATGCACCAGAAGTTACTAGAGTTCCAAGATGAGGTAACAAATGAGAGACGTATTCTTGAAGAAGAGCTGAATGATACCATGAACAAGCTGAACAAACTGCATGCTCAggagaagaaagctggaaagtTGGTGAAGCGGTTGGAACAAGAAATCAAATCTCAAGCTCTTGAACTTTCAGAGATGGAAGTAAAGCTGAAAGG gaagaatGCTGAGTTGGAGCAAATCAATGAAATGCACAGCAAAGCTGTTCTGGAAATCCAAGAAGAGCACAGCAATACATTGCGTAAACTTGGAGAGACTGTTGCTGAGTTTGAAAG TTACAAGAAGACGATAGCTGGAGAAATATGTGGTCTTAAACTGGAGAACACTTCTCTGCGGGAAGAAGTTGCCAACCTAAAAAAAGTAGGCCAAGATAATCTACAGCAGCTTCAAGAAGCAGAAATCactaaaaacaaagcaaaagaagaatgTGCAAG GATGCTTTTAGACATCCAGACAAAGCTTGCACTAAAAGAAGCGGAAACGGAGAGAACAAGAGAGTCTTGCCTTGCACAAATGACtaaacttcaggaaaaactGGATGAGCAAACTGaagatctgaaaagaaaactcGAAGTGGAAAGATCAAG GAAAACCGTAAAGGAAGATGTGACCTCTAGCTTAAAAGAAGAGATAAAGACCTGGCGTAATCTGTATGAGGACTTGTGTaacaaaacaaagccttttCAG CAACAACTAGATGCATTTGAAGCAGAGAAGAATGCACTCTTAAATGAGCATGGTGCTGCCCAAGAAGAACTGAATAAGCTAAGTGATGCATATGCTAAACTACTTGGCCACCAGAACCAGAAGCAAAAAATCAAGCATGTTATGAAGCTGAAGGAAGAGAATGCCCACCTAAAGCAG GATGTCTCAAAACTGCGTGCATTGCTagccaaagaaaagcaaagcaacagacatCTTCAGGAGCAACTGCATGCAATTCAGGGCATTCGGCGTTTCGATCCTTCTAAAGCTTTCCAGCATGACAGCAAGGAAAATATCCCTCCAAAAACTCCTTTTAGAGAAG gtaataaaaataaaatttag
- the NUDCD2 gene encoding nudC domain-containing protein 2, whose translation MSAPFEERSGVVPCGTPWGRWYQTLEEVFIEVQVPPGTRAKDVCCNLQSRHIALSVRGQDVLQGKLFDSTVTDEGTWTLEDRKLIRIVLMKTNRDAGNCWTSLLENEYAADPWVQDQMQRKLTLERFQRENPGFDFSGAEISGNYSKGGPDFSSLEK comes from the exons ATGTCGGCTCCCTTCGAGGAGCGCAGCGGGGTGGTGCCCTGCGGGACGCCCTGGGGCCGCTGGTACCAGACCCTGGAGGAGGTGTTCATCGAGGTGCAGGTGCCGCCGGGCACCCGGGCCAAGGACGTCTGCTGCAACCTGCAGAGCCGGCACATCGCGCTGTCCGTGCGGGGCCAGGACGTGCTGCAG GGTAAACTTTTTGACTCGACGGTAACTGATGAAGGAACGTGGACGTTAG AAGACAGGAAGCTGATACGAATTGTTCTAATGAAGACAAACCGAGATGCTGGAAATTGTTGGACGTCTCTGCTAGAAAATGAATATGCTGCTGATCCTTGGGTACAGGACCAGATGCAGAGGAAACTTACACTGGAGCGATTCCAAAGAGAG AACCCTGGATTTGACTTCAGCGGGGCAGAAATTTCTGGAAATTACAGCAAAGGAGGACCAGACTTTTCTAGTCTTGAAAAGTAA
- the HMMR gene encoding hyaluronan mediated motility receptor isoform X1: protein MASRSAALPRRSQRSACTPLQQSYDVKSSDALKSSLSSETCQPVRKQKSETNLSSEKSAPTPITVRRLTSLGSTPANGTLKPKKDVLLMKEKKKQKALEKEIRALVRERGEQDKKLQALVEDFVKNEAKLSAAVQEKTSLLANVACLKKQLLELTRTNELLKSKLSEDGAQKKMSSLCMELMKLRNKRDAKEKTALAKQEDMEMKLQEVQRNLEHSKGEVAQLQEKLSATEREKVEDKSDTEKLLEYVTELSSVVETVDKYKLDVAQMEETVIKKDQDIEILRDTLKTKEEESFKLIKELNDRCQLLQQEKEKELLETRGKFLSMNAEIEDLKKKFCLEEQEHQKLLQKCEEMVSQLEQEKESSASMHQKLLEFQDEVTNERRILEEELNDTMNKLNKLHAQEKKAGKLVKRLEQEIKSQALELSEMEVKLKGKNAELEQINEMHSKAVLEIQEEHSNTLRKLGETVAEFESYKKTIAGEICGLKLENTSLREEVANLKKVGQDNLQQLQEAEITKNKAKEECARMLLDIQTKLALKEAETERTRESCLAQMTKLQEKLDEQTEDLKRKLEVERSRKTVKEDVTSSLKEEIKTWRNLYEDLCNKTKPFQQQLDAFEAEKNALLNEHGAAQEELNKLSDAYAKLLGHQNQKQKIKHVMKLKEENAHLKQDVSKLRALLAKEKQSNRHLQEQLHAIQGIRRFDPSKAFQHDSKENIPPKTPFREVTTMLPGDTLSSTAQTI from the exons ATGGCGTCTCGCAGCGCTGCGCTCCCGCGCCGCAGCCAGCGCTCCG CATGTACCCCGCTGCAACAATCCTATGATGTTAAATCTTCAGATGCACTGAAAAGTTCTCTGTCCTCTGAAACATGTCAACCAGTTAGGAAGCAGAAAA GTGAGACAAATCTGAGCAGTGAGAAGAGTGCACCTACCCCTATAACTGTCAGGAGGCTCACGTCTCTCGGATCAACA ccTGCTAATGGGACTCTGAAGCCTAAAAAAGATGTTCTCcttatgaaagagaaaaagaaacagaaggcacTGGAGAAGGAG ATTCGTGCATTAGTGAGAGAACGTGGAGAGCAGGATAAAAAACTTCAGGCTCTGGTTGAGGATTTTGTTAAGAATGAAGCAAAGCTGAGTGCTGCAGTTCAGGAGAAAACATCTCTCTTGGCAAATGTTGCATGCCTGAAAAAACAGCTTCTGGAACTAACAAGAACCAATGAACTACTCAAGTCAAAG CTGTCTGAAGATGGTGCgcagaagaaaatgagcagCCTATGCATGGAGTTAATGAAGCTCAGAAACAAGAGGGATGCTAAGGAAAAG actGCACTTGCAAAGCAGGAAGACATGGAAATGAAGCTGCAGGAAGTACAAAGGAATCTAGAGCATTCAAAAGGAGAAGTAGCACAGTTGCAAGAAAAACT GTCTGCTACTGAGAGAGAGAAAGTTGAAGACAAGTCAGACACTGAAAAACTTTTGGAATATGTCACAGAGCTCAG TAGTGTTGTGGAAACAGTTGATAAGTACAAGCTAGATGTTGCCCAGATGGAGGAGACAGTGATAAAGAAAGACCAAGATATTGAGATCCTGCGGGATACCCtcaaaacaaaagaggaagaatctTTTAAACTGATAAAAGAGCTTAATGACAGGTGTCAATTGCTTCAACAAGAAAAAG AGAAAGAGTTGTTGGAGACCAGAGGAAAATTCCTAAGTATGAATGCTGAAATAGAAGACTTGAAGAAAAAATTTTGTTTAGAAGAGCAAGAACACCAAAAACTGCTTCAAAAATGTGAGGAGATGGTCTCTCAGCTGGAGCAAGAGAAG GAGTCATCTGCATCAATGCACCAGAAGTTACTAGAGTTCCAAGATGAGGTAACAAATGAGAGACGTATTCTTGAAGAAGAGCTGAATGATACCATGAACAAGCTGAACAAACTGCATGCTCAggagaagaaagctggaaagtTGGTGAAGCGGTTGGAACAAGAAATCAAATCTCAAGCTCTTGAACTTTCAGAGATGGAAGTAAAGCTGAAAGG gaagaatGCTGAGTTGGAGCAAATCAATGAAATGCACAGCAAAGCTGTTCTGGAAATCCAAGAAGAGCACAGCAATACATTGCGTAAACTTGGAGAGACTGTTGCTGAGTTTGAAAG TTACAAGAAGACGATAGCTGGAGAAATATGTGGTCTTAAACTGGAGAACACTTCTCTGCGGGAAGAAGTTGCCAACCTAAAAAAAGTAGGCCAAGATAATCTACAGCAGCTTCAAGAAGCAGAAATCactaaaaacaaagcaaaagaagaatgTGCAAG GATGCTTTTAGACATCCAGACAAAGCTTGCACTAAAAGAAGCGGAAACGGAGAGAACAAGAGAGTCTTGCCTTGCACAAATGACtaaacttcaggaaaaactGGATGAGCAAACTGaagatctgaaaagaaaactcGAAGTGGAAAGATCAAG GAAAACCGTAAAGGAAGATGTGACCTCTAGCTTAAAAGAAGAGATAAAGACCTGGCGTAATCTGTATGAGGACTTGTGTaacaaaacaaagccttttCAG CAACAACTAGATGCATTTGAAGCAGAGAAGAATGCACTCTTAAATGAGCATGGTGCTGCCCAAGAAGAACTGAATAAGCTAAGTGATGCATATGCTAAACTACTTGGCCACCAGAACCAGAAGCAAAAAATCAAGCATGTTATGAAGCTGAAGGAAGAGAATGCCCACCTAAAGCAG GATGTCTCAAAACTGCGTGCATTGCTagccaaagaaaagcaaagcaacagacatCTTCAGGAGCAACTGCATGCAATTCAGGGCATTCGGCGTTTCGATCCTTCTAAAGCTTTCCAGCATGACAGCAAGGAAAATATCCCTCCAAAAACTCCTTTTAGAGAAG TGACGACAATGCTGCCAGGAGACACACTCTCCTCTACAGCCCAAACAATATAG